CACCGACTAATCCTGGCAGCTTGCAGCCCTTACTTCCGTGAGTATTTCTTTTCTGATGTAAACGAGGAGAAGAAACGTGAGGTGGTTTTGGAAGATATTGATGAAAGTGTCGTGGATATGATCCTGAAGTATCTGTACTCCTCTGAGATAGTACTGACCGATGAGAACGTGCAAAATGTTTTTGCTGCCTCCAGTCGCTTTCAGATCCCCTCCGTTTTCACACTCTGTGTCACCTATCTTCAGGAAAAGTTATCCGTTAGCAACTGTTTGGCCATATTCAGACTAGGACTCCTTCTGGACTGTCCTCGGCTTGCTATTGCTGCCCGTGAATATGCGTCCGCTCGTTTTGAACAAATCTGCAATGATGAAGACTTTCTGCAACTTGCTCCGCATGAGTTTATCAGCATCATTGCGAATGACGCTTTAAATGTAGAGAAGGAAGAGACGGTATTTGAAGCTGTAGTAAGGTGGGTCCGGAAGGACAAAGAGACCAGGGCTAAAAGTTTCGGAGAAATCTTTGACTGCATCCGTTTTCGCCTCATGACTGAGAAATATGTCAAAGACCAGGTCGAAAAAAATGACATTATTAAGGCTAATCCAGATCTACTGAAGAAGGTTCAGGTGATTAAGGATGCTTTTGGAGGAAAACTTCCCAAGCCTGAGAAAGGCGCTGACAAGGACGCAaagaaaggagaaggtggtgaAGATCTGGTTAACGGTGATGTAGGTGACGAAGATCTGCTCCCTGGTTTTCTGAATGACATTCCCAGACATGGCATGTTCGTCAAGGAGATGATCATGTTAATTAGTGACACAGTGGCGGTGGCATATGATCCAAAACTAAATCAATGCTTTCTGGCTGCAGTAGGTGATCAGATCCCCAAAAACCACGTTAGTTTGGCTACAAAGCGAAACCAAGTTTTTGTTGTCGGTGGGCTatacttggatgaagaagttaaAGAACAACCCTATCACTGCTATTTCTATCAGGTATTCCTAAATCTACCGAATTGTGAAATCAGATATCTTTAGCTTTGTTTCAGGAAACTTGATTGTAATTGTTAATTTATTTCACgtatttttaaaatcattccaagtttttaaaaaatatataagcAACTAGTTCCATTTCAATATATTCTCTTCCCTTCTGATTGGAAATAGATATTTGCAAAGTATGATCATTTTGTGAATTAAGTGTGCTCCAGTTCAAATTCCTATCAAATCTCATCGGATTTTGGAATACGTTTGTATATAAATTAAATCAATAGAGAATAAGTCATAACTAAACGGACTTTCCCAACGCTTTAGTTTGACAGTATCGCTAGTGAATGGAATGGCCTCCCACCGCTGCCTTCAGCCAGATGCCTCTTCGGGCTGGGAGAAACAGAAAACTTTCTTTATGTGATTGGCGGCAAGGATCTTCCAAACGAGCAATCACTGGATTCAGTATTTTGCTATGACATGAAGTAAGTGAATCCAGATTACCTACATGTTAACAAAATGTTGTTAGAATTATTTTGTAGCAACTTCTAATACAATGCTTCAAAACTAATAATAGAAAATATTGTACAGTATGGTATTCAGTATCATTACATTTATAACTTAATATTAGCAGTGAGTATATCATACTGAGTCAGAATACAAGGGATGTCTGTCATTGAGATTATAGGTCCCATCCATAACAGGATTATTTTACCCTCCATTAGCTCATCTAAATAGTCAGACCTACAATTGTATTGGTTGGGTTAGTTCTGGGAATTGACTACGAAAATGTAAGTATTGTAACTCGTATGTTTTGTGACATTCAGAAGGCATGATTAAATATGGATTCTATGAGTCCATGATTCTAATCACAATTGGAAAGTTCTTCAGATAATGACAATGCAATATCATCCACTCGGTTATTCAGTTTTTGAACAAGACGCTTAGCTTTCCTATGTCCAATGTTCATTGTTTATTAGACTATTGCACATCAAGAAAGGGCTTAGTACATGAACTTTGAGTTTAGGCGAGGTTTCAACAAACTTGGTGTTGAAAAACTTGACATTATTTAATTTCAATGCAAATATTGGGAAAGCCAGATACAAGTTGCTCCAAGTTTTCATTTTTCCATTACTCAGGCAAGTGTATgaatgctttctcttcacagatgctgccagacctgctgaacattttcaacactttctgattttatttaTACACAACGTTGCTCAATTGTATGATATGTAGAATGTCTTTTCAATTGACAGCAACATCCATCAGTGATAAATGACACTTGTATAGGCATTGTATTATGGGAGTATGAAATGGCTTGTTTACACTGTTTTTCAAATTTTTAAGATAATTTATCTTTGCACTGTTATTTGAGGCAATGACCTTCTGCAATTTTCAGCATATTCATGAACAaaaatgtcatttttaaaacacgTAAACATTACCTGATGAGCAATGGATTACAATAAATAATCATTTTAATGCATTTTTCAGCAACTTAAAATGGAATGAATCCAAAGCATTCCCATTTAAGATTTATGGCCACTCTGTGATTTCACATAATGGATTAATCTATGTTATTGGTGGGAAAACTGATGATGCGTAAGTATTTTGCACCTTTCCTACATTATGGATTAGTTCTAGACTGGTATAACTGATTTATTTAATCGTTTTTAATTTAATCACAGTAAGTGCATCAATAAATTGTTTGTCTACAATCCTAAAAAATCTGAGTGGAGGGAACTGCGAGCCATGAAGACAGCACGTGCCATGTTTGGAGCTACTGTGCATCAAAACAAAATCTGGGTTGTTGGAGGAGTCACTGATGATGGCCTGACAGCTGCAGCTGAAGCATATGACATAATGAATAATAAGTGAGTATAATCAAACAGATTATAAAACGTGACCTTTTTAGTCTCCCAAGGAGATACTGGAGATGTGATTTTGTTGCACTTAAGAAAATTAAGATGCTGGAATCTGCAATACTAATTTGAATTATAAGAGAAAGACAGGGAAGCAGAGTTTTAAATTGGTGAAAGAAATATTTAAGTTGGTATCCAAATATTTCTTGACACGGTGATCATAATGTCAATTTTGTacatctggtcaacatggatgaattggaccaaaggatctatttccatgctgtacatctctatgactccataaagTTGATTGCCAGGAAGTGTAGTGGAGGCAAAATAATTCTACAATATTTTCAGAAACATATGTGATATTACATGACAAGATCAAGAATAATAGTTTTTATGATCCTATTTATTCCTCTCTGTTCCTCAGTTTGCTAAGCTTTGTATTTCATTCTCATTCTATTTGACCCCAACACATCTTCCTAGGCACTATGTCATAATCCTAGTCTCTGATACCAGTTCATGACTTCTCCTCTAATGGTGTTGATAATTGATATTAAAAAGTAGTcattatttaaaaaaataaaattcacaATATAATTAACAATTTCTACAGAAAAGTTTTACAGTCCCACCATTGCAACATTCAAGAATCCTTCACAACTCACAGTACAATCTTGGATATGATAATTAAAAATGAAGACCTGGATAAAATTGAGGCATAGGCTGATAGTTGGTAACTAACATCAGTgtcacataaatgccaggcaatgactgtcTCCAAAGAGAGACTTCAATTATTTCACCTTGACGTTTAATGACATACCATTTTTGAATCATCCACCATGAACATCCAGGAGGTTAGCACTATCTAAAAACTTCAGTAAACCAGTCATATAAATGCTGGAACCACAAAGGCAGGCCAGAGTCTGTGAATTTTGTGGCAGCTAACTCATCTCCCAACTTCCTAATGTCTGTTCATCATCTGTAAAGCACAAATCAGATGTGTTACAGAATATTTGATGAAATGCTCTCCACTTGCTAGGATGAATATAATTACAATACCATTCAAGAAACATTTTATATCCAAGACAAACCAAGCACTAGCTTGGCACTCAATTTAGCATTTTAAACATTTACTATCTCCATCACCAATGCACAGCAGCATCTACACTGCAGCATCTCACCAAGATGTCAACATTTTTGTGACCACTACTACCAAGAAATTCAAGGGctgcaaatacatgggaacatccaAGGGTCCCTCGTTAAGCTGTAAACTAAGTTGATTTGGAACTAAATTGCCATTCCTGCACTGTTGCTGGGCCAATCCCTTCAGAACAGTCCTGCGGATGTAGCTACACCATACGGACAGATGTTGTTCAAAGGTCAGTTTCACTTCTGCAGTTTTAAAGGGCaatcaaggatgggcaataaatgctgaccatgccagtgatgctcacaacTCAAGAGTAAATAAAACAAAACCTTTGTAATCAAtgctttaaattttaaaaaaatcatcgcAATTTTCCCAAACCAACTGCTAAACAGGAGCACAAAGTTAGAATAGCTTTATTAGAACTATTACATAGTAGATGGAATGCACTTCATTATCAATCTTGCTAGAAGTGACAAACAGTAGAAAAAGCTTTATTGTTATCATTGGTGAATTTTCTTAGATTCTTCTGTGGGGTATTAATAGCTTTTGCCATTTTTATTTTTTTTGCTTGTCATAGATTAAATTTTAATGTTGATGCAACATACCTTATAAATTGGTAGATCTACTTAAGGATAAAAACATGACTGAACCCAGGTTTTAGATAATAAAAACTCAATTCTTTTCCAAGTCTGAAATGAATGTTGTGATTCTAGAAATAATAATGAAAAGTTTGTCTCAGATAATTTTTTTAAGGCAGGAAGGAGATATATGTAATTATTGTTCATAATTTATACCATTAGGTACTTTATTCTAGAAATATTAGTTCTTAATTTAATGTGGTGTAAGAGCTGAAGACTTACAGACTTGTGCCAGTGCATTATTTTGTTGACTTTACCAACATCTTATGGTTAAGAAGGAAAGTAACCGCAGAATTGATTTTGTAAGTCCCCATGCGAGATTTGGCTCACCACAAGCAGCAACTGAAAAATCCTGAAAACATTCTTATGATTTTCTGGACATAGAAATAAATTAATGAACAAGTCTATACTTTACCTTTCTATCAGCAGGCTAAATACCTCGCCTTCTATTCACCATTACATTTCTATACCTACTGATCTGCTCATTCACACTCATCAGTTTCTCTGATGTGACACTAATCAATTGTCACCAACCCCCTTCAGAAATAATAGCCATTTACCTCTGTGCTTTTGTGAACCACCACCCCATTTCCATATTCCCTTTCCTCTCCAAAGGTCTTGAATATATTGTCATCTGCCAAATTCATATCCACCTTTCTTATATTTTCATGAGTCATCCTTCAGATGCTTCTTTCTATGGCAGTAATGGTATGAGTGACCTTGTGGAGGTGAAGTTCCATCGTCTCACGAGGGAAATGTTCCAATTTGTTATATGGCATTACTACCATGTTAAATAGAATAAACTCAGACCAGATGTAATAGCTCAAAATCTGGCATCCACAAGGCATTGCGAGCAACATTTCATCAACAGAAATCCAGAAATTGCATTGAAAGGATTCCCCACTCCTCCAATAGGAAGGGCCTGATAGATGGAAAATTTTCAGAATCAATTGAATTGGTGAACTTGCATTTATTTTTGTTTGCCATTTGCTCTAAAGACCTTTGAAAGAGGTGGGCCCTGTTGAAACAGTTGGAAGTAGGATTTAACAACAGGCTAAAATTCATAACCTTTCTGGCCTTGCAAAATTTTATATGTTGTGTATAATTTTGCATTCATGGAATGTTAGGTTTCTCCATAAGAGGAGTTGGAATTGGGCATTGGCCCATTGCAATGGCTGTGCCATTCAACAAAATCTTTGCTGATCCTCTACCCCAGTTTGACATTCCCTCACTATTTCCTTGTCCCTTAATTTCCCTAGTACCCAAAATCTAGTGACCACCTTGAATatgctcctcactttctcctagttgtgtatagtcctcactttctcctaattgattataactctgatctccagcatctgcagttctcactttctccaccttgaatatactcaatgactaaACACGCACAGctctctggatacagaattccaagCATTCACAAACACTTCAAGTAAGAAATTTCctatctcaatcctaaatggctaACTCATTCAGATATAGAAATCATGAGTTCTAGTTTACTCAGTCAGGAAAACATTTTCATAGCATCTACCATGTTAAATCCCTTTAGAATTTTACATGTTTCAGTTAGATTCTTTTTCTCAAAGGACTATAGGCCTAGTTTACTCAATCTCTATTCATTATATTATTCACCCAGATCAGAAACTAGTCCAGCAAAACTGTTGCATTTCCTCTAAGTACACTTTTACATGTAAGGAAACTAAAACTCTATATACAGTACATCTAGTGTGGCTTCATTAATGATATGTATCCTTATAATTATATTCCAATCCCTTTGTAGTAATACCAATgtaacatttgccttcctaattgcttgctgcacctaaGTGTTAAGTCTGTGATTTATGTAGAAGGTCATCCAAATCCAGTTGAAAGCAATAATTTCCAagtctcatagaatcatagaggagCCCCTGTGACCCATCAAATTTGCACTGACAAAGCTACTTTGGACCTACACGAGtttcactttccagcacttgacccatagccttgaatgatGTTCCAAGTGTTCATCCAGGTACTTTTTTTAAAGGTTATaaggtttctttctctctgtaaccttctccaatcttgaatggtacaggtagtgatacatccagacagaatgctctcgatggcgcatccataaaagttggcaagggtattcgccaccatgccaaatttcctcaactgcctgaggaaggagagacattgttgggcctgtgtaaccagtgcatccacatgaagagtccaagaaagcttgttgtggatgatcactcccaggagcttgacactctccacttgctCCATCTCTTTGTTATTAATGTGTCAGGGGGCACGAGTAACAacccgccaaaagtcaataatgcgttcttttgccggcattgagagctgattgttctcagtgcaccatttttccaggtctgcCAGCTCCCATCAgtagtctgttttgtcaccatctgagattcgactatGGTGGTGGCATCAGCAAACTtgcaaatggcattagtctggtatttggtgacagtcatgggtatacagtgagtacagtagggggttgagtgCGCAtcccttggggggggggggcaccagTGTTGTGTTAGTgacgatgaaatattgtccccagtcttcactaaTTGTGCCCTgtaggtcaggaaactgaggatccagttgcagagagtggggtttaGACCGAGATCACTAAGGTTAGTAATCAATCTTGAGGGGATAACAGTGTTCAAGGCTAAACTGTAGTCAATtataggattcttacgtagctgttcttggtatcaagatgttctagggaagaGTGAAGGGCAAATACATTGGCATcggacgtggatctgttggtccaacaggcaaattggagtgggtcaatagtggggaggctggagttgatttatgccatgaccagtctttcaaagcacttcattacCATAGAGGTTAGGGCCACTAGGcgatagtcattgagacatgttgCATGAGCCTTATTAGGCCCAGAGATGATGTTGGATCTCTTGAAACAGGTAGGggcagtggcctgctgcaggaagAGTCTGAAGATGTTCAAGAAGATCTCTGTCAGTTGTTCTGTGCATGCCCTGAGTGCACAGCCTGTACTCGGtctggtcccattgctttccttggattcacaagaaggaaaactgatctgacctctgacgCAGTGACTGCTAGGATAGATTTGccaggacttgtcagaataggtgttacctctctgccgaaattctgctcaaagcgaacACAGAAGGCATTGAGACgaactgggagggatgtgtcatcatctgctatcttgcactgtctcttttaagaacctgtgatgtcatctTTTCTTCTTATGAATTTCTGCattacaggttactgatcgagAAGGTACTTTTAAGCAAGCTattttcagccagtctgtttacatgctgggcttgtcagctctcctctcaactgttcaattttccccggtcttatacacccaaagcatcggattgtgtaattggcttttaagattgtcaatatacttaaTTCAAACTGGATTAGAGTTTGATTTTGGGGGGGTAAAATTTAAACTGATCAGCTGAAAgagagtttgtttttgtctccaggcaacaagCTAAACGAGTTGTTCgagcaagtgttacattgttgcttaattgagaacacttggtgctgtatctggtagttctgctgctttcaGCTCTcaaagtacacccacatcttcataacaaaaaGCTCAGTGAAACATACATCTGTACATATTATTTCAGAAAGCTAAATAACCATGTGAAAAAATGTAATTCATTCATGCTTTTACTCAATCCCTATTGCTCAAgatggtggtagtgagctgccttcttgaactgctacagttcaCCTAGTgttggtagacccacaatgcctctAGGGAatgaattccaggaatttgaaccagcagcagtgaaggaatggcaactatttccaagtcaagaggacaacttgcagatggtggtgttcccatacatctgctgctcttgcctactggatggtagtgagtgtgggtTTGAAGGTGCTGGATTTtgacagtgcatcttgtagatggcacacatGGCTGCTACTGAATGATGGTGTTAGAGGGAATCTTGCTGGACAATACCCATTCAGGTAAGTGATGAATACTCCATCAAACTCCTGACTTATATCAAAATTGCTAATATAATGCGGATAAAGTTGTCACACAATCTGAATACTGAACAATTCTTACATATTAAACACATATTTCCAACAAATAATGTTTAAAAATGTTGCAGTGGTGAAACTTTACAATCTGTGCACTTCTATTGGCAGAGTATTTGAAGGAAATGCAAAATATCATTTTAGATATTCACACATTAGATGCAATTTTCGTATGTACCTAAAAGAAATATGTTCAAATAAATTTTTCACAATGTTCTTGTAGACTAGCTAAAAGCCATTTGTAAAAAAGTGAATATATCTATTTATTTACAATTGGAATGTAATTATGCTATTCTTGTTTGACTGTCATAGATGGGAAGTAATGCCTGAATTCCCACAAGAGAGAAGctccataaacgttgtcaatATGGATGGATCACTTTACGCCATTGGAGGTTTTGCTATGATTCAGTTAGAAAACAAAGAATTTGCTCCCTCGGAATTTGCTGATGTGTGGAAGTAAGTCTAAATGCTAGGAGTACCTGCTAACCTTGGAAAACAATGCAGTTACTAGGAAAGATTGTTCAGGAATTATAGTTTTCAAATCTCCAAATTTAACCCTCAGCCTAAACCAATATTATCAAGATTTGAATCAGAGCAATATTAAAGCTATCctatagtttttttaaaaatgaaagttGTCAATATTCCCTTGAATGAAACTAGTCAATATTCCCTCAATAGATTCCTGTCTCTGGTGAGTCCTTATCAAAGGTtccaataggagaaagtgaggactgcagatggtggagatcagagttgaaaaatgtgttgctggaaaagcgcagcgggtcaggcagcatccaagtagtaggagaatcgacgtttcaggcataagcccatcttcaggaattCAAAGTTTCCAATACCCTGTTATAGGATATCCAAATCTCTACACTATTCCTAACTATGGTTTAAGTATAGTGTATATTTGTACATGAGTCTCAATTTGTAAATAATTTCTCTTTACAGGCTCTACAGGTTTGAGAAATCAAGTGTAAATTTCACACCTTGTTCCTCTCTCTTGACTGAGACGGAGGCCAacttgacctgctgagtatttctcgCATTTTATTTTAATTTGGGAATCCTGCCTTAGGGTTTCCAAGTTGAAAGTTTCTCAACTCCAAATAACTGAAATTTAATTAAAATTACTTTTCAATGCTTTTGAAGTTTCAAATCTAGGTTCTCCAGTTGCAATAAGATTCCTTAGATCCCAATTAAGTGTTCAAGTTACACACCAAACGTAATCCATTTCTATTACCACTGCCCATTGATTGAAAGCAccccacacttcacttcagctctgaagagtcatctagacccgagacgttagcttgctctttttccatggatgctgcctgacctgctgcaatctcctgcatttgttgttttcagccaAAATGAACTAAATGTTTGCATATCTATAGATCTTGTACATACTTTGAATACTTGGCTAAATGTTACATTAATGTTGTACAAAAATGAAACTTTTGAAAGTACTAAAATACATTTTGTACTTTCTCTTTAGATATGAAGATGACAAAAAGGAATGGAGTGGTCTGGTGAAGGAAATTAATTACGCAATAGGAACCACGTGTCTTGCTGTATCCCTCAACATGTTCAGGCTTACCAAATTATAATGAGTTCTATAGAGTAATTAATATTGCTGCTAAACAAAGACAACTATAACTGGTGCATGGTACCAACTGGAATTATTACCATTAAATGAGTCAGAGTTTATCATAATGAGTTTATACAATATTACTTTATACCCAATGTGGTCAGGATGATATCAGGTACATACTGAAGAGGTGCAGAACATATGAATACTGTAGAAGCTGAAAGTACATATACTAAGATTATTTGCAATGCAATACAGTGTGTAGAGTTCTTAATTCTAAAATTTAACAGAAGTAGAAATTTCAACCCATTCTCTCAACAGAATACAACTTGCACATTAGTGCCATCAGCTTTGACATTGCTTAAATTATAAAATTTGAGATTAAAAAGCTTTCTTTAAAATGTTTATTCACTAGTTCTCTAAATTAATTTACTTCTCACTGAATTACAAAATATTTGCACAACTCCTAATTATTCTAAAAATACCCCAGTTACCTGTTGTGCATTTTACCATttgctgaaacagagtttgtctaaaaaaaaatcaattcattGTATTTTCTTCTTTTGTTTAAAAATTACCTGATTAAAGTCTATAGTTAAAAAAAAGTAATTATCCTCCAGTACATTATATTCCACCACTGTACAGAAATTTCACTCAAGATATTTCATATTCAATATGGTAAATCTCTAATCTTGGAGCTTCTCACTAATGTAGGATACATTCCCAAAAATTATCCTTACTTGTggtacttttttttttaaatactggTTTAGAATTTCCAATTTTTTGACAGTTGAATTGGGTTTAAGAAATAGTAAAAATTAACAATACAAGAATAAATCTGCTTTATTACAATATTTAGTACATTTCCACAACTGATCTAAAACTTGATTCATGATTTCAAGATTTTTTTGTAAATATCTTTTGTTTAAGATATTCTACCCATGCATCCTTTGTAGATAATTCCATGGAATTCCATTGAAAATGAGGGATCTATAAAAGAGAGTCAAAAAAAGGCAAAATTTGTAAAGTTGCACTACAAGAAATAAAAGTATAAGCTACACAGAAAT
The genomic region above belongs to Chiloscyllium punctatum isolate Juve2018m chromosome 10, sChiPun1.3, whole genome shotgun sequence and contains:
- the LOC140482201 gene encoding kelch-like protein 41, whose product is MDPRKDSREESRLYQTTLLQDGLKDLLDENKFVDCSLKVGSKLFPCHRLILAACSPYFREYFFSDVNEEKKREVVLEDIDESVVDMILKYLYSSEIVLTDENVQNVFAASSRFQIPSVFTLCVTYLQEKLSVSNCLAIFRLGLLLDCPRLAIAAREYASARFEQICNDEDFLQLAPHEFISIIANDALNVEKEETVFEAVVRWVRKDKETRAKSFGEIFDCIRFRLMTEKYVKDQVEKNDIIKANPDLLKKVQVIKDAFGGKLPKPEKGADKDAKKGEGGEDLVNGDVGDEDLLPGFLNDIPRHGMFVKEMIMLISDTVAVAYDPKLNQCFLAAVGDQIPKNHVSLATKRNQVFVVGGLYLDEEVKEQPYHCYFYQFDSIASEWNGLPPLPSARCLFGLGETENFLYVIGGKDLPNEQSLDSVFCYDMNNLKWNESKAFPFKIYGHSVISHNGLIYVIGGKTDDAKCINKLFVYNPKKSEWRELRAMKTARAMFGATVHQNKIWVVGGVTDDGLTAAAEAYDIMNNKWEVMPEFPQERSSINVVNMDGSLYAIGGFAMIQLENKEFAPSEFADVWKYEDDKKEWSGLVKEINYAIGTTCLAVSLNMFRLTKL